A genomic window from Streptomyces sp. MST-110588 includes:
- a CDS encoding SMP-30/gluconolactonase/LRE family protein: MRAQERRGGLWRRVTAAVPAPRRPGPRTAAPAAPRPVFHTAPRPALRPVVWQPPPRPPRAKDQVSRVPLPPLTLYPLGGRGPEHVTLDAAGRVLTGVADGRILRLDPDSGRVETVVRTGGRPLGLQPLPDGRLLVCDADRGLLRADPADGSVETVLRTAAGAPLRLCSNAVTASDGTVYVSDSSGRFGLRDWKGDLLEHSGTGRLIRYEPGGGAEVVLKGLQFANGVALAPDESCVIVAESGAYRLTRLWLTGSRAGHSDVLAGDLPGFPDNLSTGPDGLVWVALAGARDPLVDALHRSAPPLRRAAWSLAMPLLPQRLTDPRRTAWVVAVDGSGRVVHDLQRRTKDYRMVTSVCTDGRTLYLGSLTEGAVARAELPAAPTARAGP, from the coding sequence GTGAGGGCGCAGGAGCGCCGCGGCGGGCTGTGGCGGCGGGTGACGGCGGCGGTGCCCGCACCCCGCCGCCCCGGGCCGCGCACTGCTGCCCCCGCCGCGCCCCGGCCGGTCTTCCACACCGCGCCACGGCCCGCCCTGCGGCCGGTCGTATGGCAGCCACCACCCCGCCCGCCACGGGCGAAAGACCAGGTCAGCCGGGTTCCGCTGCCACCACTGACCCTGTACCCGCTCGGCGGGCGAGGGCCCGAGCACGTGACGCTGGACGCGGCGGGCCGGGTGCTGACCGGCGTGGCCGACGGCCGCATCCTGCGCCTGGACCCCGACAGCGGCCGGGTGGAGACGGTGGTGCGGACCGGCGGCCGGCCGCTGGGACTCCAGCCGCTGCCGGACGGCCGGCTGCTGGTCTGCGACGCGGACCGCGGGCTGCTGCGGGCCGACCCCGCCGACGGCAGCGTCGAAACGGTGCTGCGGACGGCGGCCGGCGCACCGCTGCGGCTGTGCAGCAACGCCGTCACCGCCTCCGACGGCACCGTCTACGTCAGCGACTCCAGCGGGCGCTTCGGCCTGCGCGACTGGAAGGGCGACCTGCTGGAACACTCCGGTACGGGACGGCTGATCCGGTACGAGCCCGGTGGCGGCGCCGAAGTGGTCCTGAAGGGCCTGCAGTTCGCCAACGGCGTCGCGCTCGCGCCGGACGAGTCCTGCGTGATCGTCGCGGAGTCGGGCGCCTACCGGCTGACCCGGCTGTGGCTCACCGGCAGCAGGGCCGGGCACAGTGACGTACTCGCCGGTGACCTGCCCGGCTTCCCCGACAACCTCTCCACCGGCCCGGACGGGCTGGTGTGGGTGGCGCTGGCCGGTGCCAGGGACCCGCTGGTGGACGCCCTGCACCGCAGCGCGCCGCCGCTGCGCCGGGCCGCGTGGTCGCTGGCGATGCCGCTGCTGCCCCAGCGGCTGACCGACCCGCGCCGTACCGCGTGGGTCGTCGCGGTGGACGGCTCCGGGCGCGTGGTGCACGACCTGCAACGCCGTACCAAGGACTACCGCATGGTCACCAGCGTCTGCACGGACGGCCGCACGCTCTATCTGGGAAGCCTGACCGAAGGCGCGGTGGCGCGGGCGGAACTGCCCGCGGCGCCCACCGCACGCGCCGGTCCGTAG
- a CDS encoding TIGR03557 family F420-dependent LLM class oxidoreductase, which translates to MTEYGYFLSSEEHRPADLVEQARMAEQAGFTSLWISDHFHPWNAAQGQAPFVWSVIGALAEATSLPVQTAVTCPIMRMHPVVTAQAAATSAVLLEGRFRLGVGSGEALNEHILGDHWPQAPVRLEMLEEAIQLMRLLFEGGEVSHRGKHYTVENARLYTVPDRPIPIDVSAFGPAATELAGRLGDGFVTNTPDADGVERFRRSGGGTKPAFGGVKVCWGPDREEAVRTAHRLWAVEQLPGELAQVLPTPAHFEQACELVPPERVAANVTCGNDVEAHVKTLDAYAKAGFDTVHVSQIGPDQRGFFDFYRTKVLPQLAG; encoded by the coding sequence ATGACCGAATACGGCTATTTCCTGTCCAGCGAGGAGCACCGCCCCGCCGATCTGGTCGAGCAGGCGCGGATGGCGGAACAGGCGGGATTCACCTCGCTGTGGATCTCCGACCACTTCCATCCGTGGAACGCCGCCCAGGGGCAGGCCCCCTTCGTCTGGTCGGTGATCGGAGCGCTGGCGGAGGCCACCTCACTGCCCGTCCAGACCGCCGTGACCTGCCCGATCATGCGTATGCACCCGGTCGTCACCGCGCAGGCCGCGGCCACCAGCGCGGTCCTGCTTGAGGGCCGCTTCCGGCTCGGCGTGGGCTCCGGCGAGGCGCTCAACGAGCACATCCTCGGCGATCACTGGCCGCAGGCGCCGGTGCGTCTGGAGATGCTGGAGGAGGCGATCCAGCTCATGCGGCTGCTCTTCGAGGGCGGCGAGGTCAGCCACCGCGGCAAGCACTACACGGTGGAGAACGCCCGGCTCTACACCGTCCCCGACCGGCCGATCCCCATCGACGTGTCGGCCTTCGGTCCGGCGGCCACCGAGCTGGCCGGGCGGCTCGGCGACGGGTTCGTCACCAACACCCCGGACGCGGACGGGGTCGAACGGTTCCGGCGCAGCGGCGGCGGCACCAAGCCCGCGTTCGGCGGGGTGAAGGTCTGCTGGGGCCCGGACCGCGAGGAGGCCGTACGGACCGCGCACCGGCTGTGGGCCGTCGAACAGCTCCCCGGCGAGCTCGCGCAGGTCCTGCCCACCCCGGCCCATTTCGAGCAGGCATGCGAACTGGTGCCGCCCGAGCGGGTCGCCGCGAACGTCACCTGCGGTAACGATGTCGAGGCCCATGTGAAGACGCTGGACGCCTACGCCAAGGCCGGCTTCGACACCGTACACGTCAGTCAGATCGGCCCTGACCAGCGCGGATTCTTCGACTTCTACCGTACGAAGGTGCTGCCGCAACTGGCCGGCTGA